Proteins from a genomic interval of Hydrogenispora ethanolica:
- a CDS encoding arabinan endo-1,5-alpha-L-arabinosidase produces the protein MFKPIFRALALGALLVMVLSFGGLAVSDASRLVKDIATANPPTEPPGERLYDFSLLGRPDAWGNLNVHDPAVYRDGDTYYVFSTDASLADVARPGIQVRKSRDLIHWSWIGQALGGVPRKAREWTGATGLWAPDVTRIGAHYYLYYSASTFGKNRSFIGVARSKRLTGPWEDLGEVLKTDIGDRVNAIDPNVVYDSAGDLWLAYGSFWSGIHIVRLDQKTGKPLEKGVGKLLASRSLSVHGAIEGAYLIYHPGYKKYYLFVSYDSLFKDYNVRVGRSDRIDGPYVDANGVALTDTRTEPAAVGNKILGGYRFGNADGWIAPGHNSVLQDGEEYYLLHHARGDRDKNWFYLQVRKMLWSRDGWPLLSPERYAGEREQDIAKERIAGVWEVIVLAKDDNLQLSSAPLRLSADGRIDGAAAKGSWEFAPDNTLILHLQDSDTGQVSTYECRVLPAWDWEERRRTLVFTGIDPQGIAIWGKMTESSSR, from the coding sequence ATGTTCAAACCGATCTTCAGAGCGCTCGCTCTTGGCGCGCTATTGGTCATGGTCCTGTCGTTTGGCGGGTTGGCCGTTTCCGATGCTTCCCGCCTTGTGAAAGACATTGCAACGGCCAATCCGCCAACGGAGCCGCCAGGGGAGCGGCTCTATGACTTTTCGCTCCTCGGCCGGCCGGATGCCTGGGGAAATCTCAATGTGCACGATCCCGCCGTCTATCGGGACGGGGATACCTATTACGTCTTTTCGACCGACGCCAGTTTGGCCGATGTGGCCCGGCCCGGGATCCAAGTCCGGAAGTCCCGCGATCTGATCCACTGGAGCTGGATCGGGCAAGCCTTGGGCGGCGTGCCCCGGAAAGCCCGGGAATGGACGGGGGCGACCGGTCTTTGGGCGCCCGACGTGACCCGGATCGGCGCTCATTACTACCTGTATTATTCGGCGTCGACTTTCGGCAAGAACCGCTCGTTCATCGGCGTCGCCCGGAGCAAGCGGCTCACCGGGCCATGGGAAGACCTCGGCGAAGTGCTCAAGACCGATATTGGGGACCGGGTCAACGCCATCGATCCCAATGTCGTCTACGACAGCGCCGGCGATCTATGGCTGGCCTATGGCTCGTTCTGGTCGGGGATCCATATCGTCCGGCTCGACCAAAAAACCGGAAAGCCGCTGGAAAAGGGGGTTGGAAAATTGCTGGCCTCCCGCTCCCTCAGTGTGCACGGCGCGATCGAAGGCGCTTATCTTATTTATCATCCCGGGTATAAGAAATATTATCTCTTTGTATCCTATGATTCACTGTTCAAGGATTATAACGTCCGGGTCGGCCGGTCCGACAGGATCGACGGACCCTATGTGGACGCCAACGGGGTGGCGCTGACGGACACCCGGACGGAGCCTGCGGCAGTGGGCAACAAGATTTTGGGCGGCTACCGGTTCGGCAATGCGGACGGCTGGATCGCGCCGGGCCATAACTCCGTTTTGCAAGACGGGGAAGAATATTATCTGTTGCACCATGCCAGAGGGGACCGGGACAAGAACTGGTTCTACCTCCAGGTGCGGAAGATGCTTTGGTCCCGGGACGGATGGCCGCTGCTCTCCCCGGAACGCTATGCCGGCGAGAGGGAACAAGACATCGCCAAGGAAAGAATAGCGGGGGTTTGGGAAGTCATCGTGCTGGCCAAGGACGATAATTTGCAGCTGTCGTCCGCGCCGCTCCGATTGTCGGCCGATGGCCGGATTGACGGCGCCGCAGCGAAAGGCAGTTGGGAGTTCGCTCCGGACAATACGTTGATCCTGCATTTGCAGGATTCGGATACGGGGCAAGTCTCAACCTATGAATGCAGGGTATTGCCCGCGTGGGATTGGGAAGAGCGGCGCAGGACCCTGGTCTTTACGGGTATCGATCCCCAAGGGATCGCCATCTGGGGAAAGATGACCGAATCATCAAGTCGATGA
- a CDS encoding alpha-amylase, with amino-acid sequence MAKYRNRFLPLLLIFLWIATVAVFSGCGGRAKSNSNIPGYGGEIPAEPNYAKPPAGDNQTLLQGFYWEMNTGAYAGKYPEEANLWNLLASRAGELANAGVTAVWLPPANKGMAGASSVGYDTYDLWDLGEFNQKGSTRTKYGTKAELLSAIGALHGAGIKVYYDAVLNHRMGADQSETVPLADGGSTGAWTGFTFAGRNGAYYPATWNWRNFNSADGRLFEGKSWNDSFDEDYLMGSNVDYTVPAVRDELDAWGDWIINTIGCDGFRLDAIKHVSSSFTNHWIESVRGKSPAKNPFFVGEAWFEERSRLKAYLAAVSNSSLRVFDFPLRAVFAQLSGSGGGFNLATLAGAGLVNDPGDRDRAVTFVDSHDTDRDGQATPIRQYKYQAYAYILLREHGIPDVFWKDFYTYGMKEGLTRLLKARKYFAYGPGYEVSNNDNDVYGYVRAGDGSAGRGLVLLIADGPAGGTGTAVKSINSRQPNTTYYDYTGHFTETVTTDANGYAEFKVKLNAADGWSIWVPVL; translated from the coding sequence TTGGCAAAATATCGAAATCGTTTCCTCCCGCTCTTGCTCATTTTCCTGTGGATCGCTACGGTTGCCGTCTTTTCCGGTTGCGGCGGCCGCGCCAAAAGCAATAGCAACATTCCGGGTTACGGCGGTGAGATTCCGGCCGAGCCCAATTATGCCAAACCGCCGGCCGGCGACAACCAGACCCTGCTGCAGGGTTTTTACTGGGAGATGAACACCGGCGCGTACGCGGGAAAATATCCGGAAGAGGCCAATCTCTGGAACCTGCTGGCCAGCCGCGCCGGCGAGCTGGCCAACGCGGGGGTGACCGCGGTATGGTTGCCGCCGGCCAACAAAGGAATGGCCGGCGCGAGTAGCGTGGGATACGATACCTACGACCTCTGGGATCTGGGCGAATTTAACCAGAAAGGAAGCACCCGGACCAAATATGGCACCAAGGCGGAGTTGCTCTCGGCCATCGGTGCTCTCCACGGCGCGGGCATTAAAGTCTATTATGATGCGGTTCTAAATCACCGGATGGGCGCGGACCAGAGCGAGACCGTTCCGTTGGCGGACGGCGGCAGCACCGGCGCCTGGACCGGCTTCACCTTTGCCGGACGGAACGGCGCTTATTACCCCGCCACTTGGAACTGGCGGAATTTCAACAGCGCCGACGGCCGGCTCTTTGAGGGCAAGTCCTGGAACGACAGCTTCGACGAGGATTATCTGATGGGCTCCAACGTCGATTATACCGTCCCGGCGGTCCGCGACGAGCTGGACGCCTGGGGCGACTGGATTATCAACACCATCGGCTGCGACGGTTTCCGGCTCGATGCGATCAAGCATGTCAGCAGTTCCTTCACCAATCATTGGATTGAATCCGTCCGGGGGAAGTCTCCCGCCAAAAACCCGTTTTTTGTGGGCGAAGCCTGGTTTGAGGAACGCTCCCGGCTCAAGGCTTATCTGGCGGCGGTCAGCAATAGCAGCCTGAGGGTCTTCGACTTCCCGCTGCGGGCCGTTTTCGCCCAACTGTCCGGTTCCGGCGGCGGGTTTAACCTGGCCACGCTGGCCGGGGCCGGCTTGGTCAATGATCCCGGCGATCGCGACCGGGCGGTCACCTTCGTCGACAGCCACGATACCGACCGCGACGGCCAGGCGACTCCGATTCGCCAATACAAATACCAGGCTTACGCCTATATTTTGCTGCGGGAACACGGCATCCCGGATGTTTTTTGGAAAGATTTCTACACTTACGGAATGAAAGAGGGGCTGACCCGGTTGTTGAAGGCCAGAAAATACTTCGCTTACGGGCCGGGTTACGAGGTCTCCAATAACGACAACGACGTATATGGCTATGTCCGGGCCGGCGACGGCAGCGCCGGGCGGGGCCTGGTGCTGCTGATCGCCGACGGCCCGGCCGGCGGAACCGGGACCGCCGTCAAAAGCATCAACTCCCGCCAGCCCAATACCACCTATTACGATTATACCGGCCATTTCACGGAGACGGTCACCACCGACGCCAACGGCTACGCCGAATTCAAAGTGAAACTGAACGCCGCGGACGGCTGGTCGATCTGGGTGCCGGTGCTTTAA
- a CDS encoding LemA family protein, producing MNKLFIVLAVVVVLIILIMIPVGMYFGFYNSVTVLRNETEAQMKQVDNQLQRRYDLIPNLVNTVKGYAAHEKEIFTNIADARGRMMQAGNVREKAAADAALTSALSRLMVVVENYPQLKANEQFNRLMDNLEGTENRLAVERKRYNDLVKEYNNKIQLFPGSIFAGMMGLQKMDYFEVPQSARENPQVKF from the coding sequence TTGAACAAATTATTCATTGTCTTGGCAGTCGTCGTCGTGCTGATCATTTTGATTATGATCCCGGTGGGAATGTATTTTGGCTTCTACAACAGCGTCACGGTGCTCAGGAACGAGACCGAGGCCCAGATGAAGCAGGTCGACAACCAGTTGCAGCGACGCTATGACCTGATTCCGAATCTGGTCAATACCGTCAAAGGCTACGCTGCGCATGAGAAAGAGATCTTCACCAACATCGCCGACGCCCGGGGCCGGATGATGCAGGCCGGCAATGTCCGGGAGAAGGCCGCCGCCGATGCCGCGTTGACCTCGGCGCTCAGCCGCTTGATGGTGGTGGTCGAGAATTATCCGCAGTTGAAGGCGAACGAACAGTTCAACCGCTTGATGGATAACCTGGAGGGGACCGAGAATCGTTTGGCGGTGGAACGGAAACGCTATAATGACCTGGTGAAAGAGTACAACAATAAGATCCAGCTCTTCCCGGGCAGTATCTTCGCGGGGATGATGGGCCTGCAAAAGATGGACTATTTTGAGGTGCCCCAGAGCGCCAGGGAGAACCCGCAGGTGAAGTTCTAA
- a CDS encoding carbohydrate ABC transporter permease: MGEIFVAGLKKLVYSQKLAPYVFVSAFFLTFAIFFVYPLANTTVMSFQSVLPGEVEFIGLDNYTKLFHDEVFWKAVANSFLYMVLTVALLIPFPMVFACFIHSKIMIGGEFFKSVLFIPVLTSLVVAGTIFRLIFGELPGSFMNQLLGYFHHEPIKWLKMQTTGFGALIVLACWRWTGVNILYFLSGLKSIPQEFYESAEIDGANAWQKFFRITMPLLKPITIYVSTISVYAGLAMFLESYMLWTNNNSPDNIGLTIVGYLYRQGIEKNRMGYASAVGLVLLALAMLINLAQLRLTGVLKKEGE, translated from the coding sequence ATGGGAGAGATATTTGTGGCCGGCCTCAAAAAACTGGTGTATTCGCAAAAGTTGGCGCCCTACGTCTTTGTGTCCGCTTTTTTCCTTACTTTTGCGATTTTCTTCGTTTATCCCCTCGCCAACACCACAGTGATGAGTTTTCAGTCCGTCTTGCCCGGCGAAGTGGAATTCATCGGCCTTGACAACTATACCAAGCTTTTTCACGACGAAGTGTTTTGGAAAGCGGTCGCCAACAGCTTTCTGTACATGGTCTTGACCGTGGCGCTGCTCATCCCGTTTCCCATGGTCTTCGCCTGCTTTATTCACAGCAAGATCATGATCGGCGGGGAATTCTTCAAATCGGTCCTATTCATCCCGGTGCTGACCTCGCTGGTGGTGGCGGGCACCATCTTCCGGCTGATCTTCGGAGAACTCCCCGGTTCGTTCATGAACCAGCTGCTCGGCTATTTCCATCACGAACCCATCAAATGGCTGAAAATGCAGACGACCGGGTTCGGCGCCCTGATCGTGCTGGCCTGTTGGCGCTGGACCGGGGTGAATATCTTGTATTTTCTCTCCGGCCTGAAAAGCATTCCCCAGGAATTCTACGAGTCGGCCGAGATCGACGGCGCCAATGCCTGGCAAAAATTCTTCCGGATTACCATGCCGTTATTGAAACCGATCACCATTTATGTCTCGACCATCAGCGTCTACGCGGGTCTGGCGATGTTTCTCGAAAGCTACATGCTGTGGACCAACAATAATTCGCCCGACAATATCGGCCTGACGATCGTCGGCTATCTCTATCGGCAAGGCATTGAGAAGAACCGCATGGGCTACGCCTCCGCGGTCGGCCTGGTGCTGTTGGCGCTGGCGATGCTGATCAACCTGGCGCAGCTGCGCCTGACCGGCGTTTTGAAAAAGGAGGGGGAGTGA
- a CDS encoding TPM domain-containing protein: protein MIEIHKARRFFSPQEKERIMAAIGQAEKATSGEIRVHVENGGGGDPMDRAKHVFTQLGMAGTALRNGVLIYLAVSDRKFAIIGDAGIDAVVPEHFWEETKEAMRRQFREGHFAEGVCQGILSVGEHLRKNFPCRADDVNELTNEISEGY from the coding sequence ATGATTGAAATTCACAAGGCGCGGCGTTTCTTCTCGCCTCAGGAGAAGGAACGGATCATGGCCGCGATCGGCCAGGCCGAAAAAGCGACCAGCGGCGAGATCCGGGTGCATGTCGAAAACGGCGGCGGCGGCGACCCCATGGACCGGGCCAAACATGTCTTCACTCAGCTCGGCATGGCCGGGACCGCGTTGCGGAATGGCGTATTGATCTATCTGGCGGTGAGCGATCGTAAATTCGCGATCATCGGCGACGCCGGGATCGACGCGGTGGTGCCCGAGCACTTCTGGGAAGAGACCAAGGAAGCGATGCGGCGGCAGTTCCGGGAAGGCCATTTCGCGGAAGGAGTCTGCCAGGGGATCCTCTCGGTGGGGGAGCATTTGCGCAAGAATTTTCCCTGCCGGGCCGATGATGTGAACGAGCTGACCAACGAGATCTCGGAAGGATATTGA
- a CDS encoding TPM domain-containing protein, translating to MNKRWFSLIIAFLFLAGFAGAALALEPFPIKGYVTDRAGLMSEGERQQLGRELWKYDQDTGNQILVVTVPTLEDRETVEFTEALFELNKPGQKGKDNGIILFVAKAERKIRIEVGYGLESAVPDGKAGTIIRDAISPRFKAGDFGGGIRAGAAALIGAISPGYTLADQPAPVRSRPERDRSFPAALVVGLVIFAFVSMAGNRGNQVRQGRLRRGYSEPWYWGGGGFGGGSGSGWGGGSGGGGGFSGGGGSFGGGGASGDW from the coding sequence ATGAATAAGCGATGGTTCTCTTTGATCATCGCCTTTCTTTTTTTGGCGGGATTCGCCGGCGCGGCGCTGGCGCTGGAGCCGTTTCCGATCAAGGGGTATGTGACGGACCGGGCGGGGCTGATGAGCGAGGGCGAGCGGCAGCAGCTCGGCCGGGAGCTGTGGAAGTACGATCAGGATACCGGCAACCAGATCCTGGTGGTGACCGTGCCCACGCTGGAGGACCGGGAAACGGTCGAATTCACGGAAGCCTTGTTCGAGCTGAATAAGCCGGGCCAGAAAGGCAAGGATAACGGGATTATTCTCTTCGTGGCCAAGGCTGAGCGGAAGATCCGGATCGAGGTCGGTTACGGACTGGAGAGCGCGGTCCCCGACGGCAAGGCGGGCACGATTATTCGCGACGCGATCAGCCCCCGTTTCAAGGCCGGCGATTTTGGCGGCGGGATCCGGGCCGGCGCGGCCGCGCTCATCGGCGCCATCAGCCCCGGCTATACCCTGGCCGACCAGCCGGCTCCGGTGAGGAGCCGCCCGGAGCGGGACCGTTCCTTTCCGGCCGCGCTGGTGGTGGGACTGGTCATCTTCGCCTTCGTCAGCATGGCCGGCAACCGGGGCAACCAGGTGCGTCAAGGCCGGCTGCGCCGCGGTTATAGCGAGCCCTGGTATTGGGGCGGCGGCGGTTTCGGCGGCGGATCGGGTTCCGGTTGGGGCGGCGGTTCCGGCGGAGGCGGCGGATTCAGCGGCGGCGGCGGGAGTTTCGGTGGCGGCGGCGCCAGCGGCGATTGGTAG
- a CDS encoding carbohydrate porin: protein MKKFSLLLAVWMVLLFGLPALAGTSVNGSDVTFTFKAPDATAVYLSGSFNSWNPAGQKMSKGADGVWSVTIPLKPGTYQYKFVVDGTWTPDPDATSTVDDGYGGKNAVLLVREKSAAAAGADDARLSKVEADIAAIKAADQGFSFHGYARTGILVDDDKEHQTGSFQVNGAWAKYRLGNEPDTFIENTLEKKWRLDNGSYALVHFLYCHQSITNGGGWQAPIQADGDSDTSFFMRESYAEIGNLPELGNLTFWAGQRYYRRDDIHIIDWYWRDFTGVGAGVQGIKVGDYQLDLAYMAHSGYRNNDPNSNELLDNSLIFTLSGVKAGPGSFDFDLVASSEKDNSAAGKDGDGLIFTGKYSIGSFFGLTEGSSMVGLYYGKGLATYGLDAVNPPDNNKNAKLTKLVTSGVSQITEKFEIQPVLVYLKQENEDWNLDQTWKSIGCRPVYHFTKNFALQFEAGYDQVETKNQNDVSGSKLTIAPTITLDTGFYARPQLRVFASRFNPDQGDSYMTYGVQMEVWW from the coding sequence ATGAAGAAGTTTTCCCTGTTGCTTGCGGTATGGATGGTTTTGCTGTTCGGACTGCCCGCGCTGGCCGGGACCAGCGTCAATGGAAGTGACGTCACCTTTACGTTCAAAGCTCCGGACGCCACCGCGGTCTATCTCTCCGGCTCCTTCAACAGTTGGAATCCGGCCGGGCAAAAAATGTCCAAAGGCGCCGACGGCGTCTGGTCGGTGACCATTCCGTTGAAACCCGGCACCTACCAATACAAGTTTGTGGTCGACGGCACCTGGACTCCCGACCCCGACGCCACCAGCACGGTGGATGACGGCTATGGCGGGAAGAACGCCGTCCTGTTGGTCCGCGAAAAAAGCGCCGCCGCTGCCGGGGCCGATGATGCCCGGCTCAGCAAGGTCGAAGCCGATATCGCCGCGATCAAGGCCGCGGATCAGGGCTTCAGTTTCCACGGCTATGCCCGGACCGGCATTCTGGTGGATGACGACAAGGAACATCAGACCGGCTCATTCCAGGTCAATGGCGCCTGGGCCAAGTACCGCCTCGGCAACGAGCCGGATACCTTCATCGAGAACACTCTGGAAAAGAAATGGCGGCTGGATAACGGCTCTTACGCCCTGGTTCATTTCTTGTATTGCCATCAAAGCATTACCAATGGCGGCGGCTGGCAAGCCCCCATCCAGGCAGACGGCGACTCCGACACCAGCTTTTTCATGCGGGAATCCTATGCGGAAATCGGCAACCTGCCCGAGCTGGGCAACTTGACTTTCTGGGCCGGCCAACGGTATTACCGGCGTGACGATATCCATATCATCGACTGGTACTGGCGCGACTTCACCGGCGTCGGCGCCGGCGTTCAAGGCATTAAAGTTGGGGATTACCAATTGGACCTCGCCTACATGGCTCATTCCGGGTACCGGAACAACGATCCCAATTCCAACGAATTGCTCGACAATTCGCTGATTTTCACCCTCAGCGGCGTCAAGGCCGGACCGGGAAGCTTCGATTTTGATCTGGTCGCTTCGAGTGAAAAGGATAACTCGGCGGCCGGTAAGGATGGCGATGGGCTGATCTTTACCGGCAAGTATTCCATCGGCAGCTTTTTCGGGCTGACCGAAGGCTCTTCCATGGTCGGGCTTTATTACGGAAAAGGCCTCGCCACCTATGGCCTGGACGCGGTCAATCCGCCGGACAATAATAAAAACGCCAAACTGACCAAACTGGTGACCAGCGGCGTCAGCCAGATCACCGAAAAATTCGAGATCCAGCCGGTCCTGGTCTATTTGAAACAGGAGAATGAAGACTGGAATCTGGACCAAACCTGGAAATCCATCGGCTGCCGCCCGGTGTATCACTTCACCAAGAACTTCGCGCTCCAATTCGAGGCGGGTTACGATCAGGTCGAAACCAAGAATCAAAACGATGTTTCCGGTTCCAAACTGACCATCGCCCCCACCATAACCCTGGATACGGGCTTCTATGCCCGGCCACAGCTCAGGGTCTTCGCCTCCCGGTTCAATCCCGATCAAGGCGATTCCTATATGACTTACGGGGTACAGATGGAGGTTTGGTGGTAA
- a CDS encoding carbohydrate ABC transporter permease: MRSMRASQTWPKILLLGFFVFLAVLVLIPFAAILIASFKPGKDLIRYGLNLNLDFQIMSLANYVFLFAGDHPYFVWFKNSVILTAFQSALTLLVSAAVGYGFAIYDFRFKRTLFICVLLIMMVPFEILMLPLYQQIIAIRLVDTFSGIILPYMANASTIFFFKQYLGGIPRSLIDAGRVDGASEYGIFARLIFPLMKPAFAAMGILSAMGSWNNFLWPLLVLRSSEKFTLPIGLNTLLTPYGNNYDLLIVGSCFSIIPIFILFLYFQKYFIAGMTAGSVKE; encoded by the coding sequence ATGCGATCGATGCGAGCCAGTCAAACTTGGCCTAAAATCCTGCTGCTGGGGTTCTTCGTTTTCCTTGCCGTCCTCGTTCTGATTCCTTTTGCGGCGATTCTGATTGCATCGTTCAAACCGGGCAAGGATCTGATCCGTTACGGACTCAACCTGAACCTGGACTTTCAGATAATGTCCCTCGCCAACTATGTCTTTTTGTTCGCCGGCGACCATCCCTATTTCGTCTGGTTCAAAAACAGCGTGATCCTGACCGCCTTCCAGTCTGCATTGACGCTGCTGGTCAGCGCCGCCGTGGGCTACGGCTTCGCGATCTATGATTTCCGGTTTAAAAGGACGCTGTTCATTTGCGTGCTGCTGATCATGATGGTTCCTTTTGAAATCCTGATGCTCCCGCTCTACCAACAGATCATCGCCATCCGCCTGGTGGATACGTTCTCCGGCATCATCCTCCCCTACATGGCCAACGCTTCGACGATCTTCTTTTTCAAGCAATACCTGGGCGGGATACCGCGTTCGCTCATTGACGCCGGGCGGGTGGACGGCGCCTCCGAATACGGGATCTTCGCCCGGCTGATCTTCCCCCTGATGAAGCCGGCCTTCGCCGCGATGGGGATCCTTTCGGCCATGGGCAGCTGGAATAATTTTCTCTGGCCGCTACTGGTGTTGCGGAGTTCCGAAAAATTCACCCTGCCGATCGGGCTCAATACGCTGCTCACACCCTATGGAAATAACTACGATCTATTGATTGTCGGGTCTTGCTTCTCCATTATCCCGATCTTCATTTTGTTCCTGTATTTCCAGAAGTATTTCATCGCCGGGATGACGGCCGGGAGCGTCAAGGAGTAG
- a CDS encoding ABC transporter substrate-binding protein yields the protein MKVVSLRFRTVMAVILAVCVALAGFSVAGGAARATRMEMWVFVELHSKFYKEMMQRWNKVNPKRQIDIKFTVLPYDDMHNKLQLALQSGAGAPDLCDVEVGRFPNFLMGKPQLVELNDVVKPYRGKVVQSRLDLYSKDGKLYGLPTHVGATVAFYNTEILEAAGVDYKTIVTWDDYIQAGKQVLKKTGKLMGVAETSATWIISAMLAQQGSDLVTRNGAPNLNSPEMLKSVTLLQQMLKEGLIAVCPGGQPDTEEGFGFINGGKVANVIMPLWFMSRFKDYMTDLKGKIAIAPVPVFQKGMPRSVGLGGTGTVVTKTAKNIKLAKDFLAFAKLSETANIQIWEVLGFDPVNTGIWQNQKVTHNPNNAYVKYFKNNPFDVLNEIKNEIALHRSVAASPAIYNLLGTQVQNKLFEKLANPAPLLRDAQAQIENELRTSLPTSVPTMVRI from the coding sequence ATGAAGGTTGTGAGCTTGCGTTTCAGAACTGTCATGGCGGTGATCCTGGCGGTGTGCGTTGCATTGGCCGGTTTTTCCGTCGCGGGCGGCGCCGCCAGGGCCACCAGGATGGAGATGTGGGTTTTCGTCGAACTGCACAGCAAATTCTATAAAGAGATGATGCAACGCTGGAATAAAGTCAATCCCAAACGGCAGATCGATATCAAGTTTACCGTTCTCCCCTATGACGACATGCATAACAAGCTCCAATTGGCGCTACAGTCCGGCGCGGGCGCTCCCGACCTTTGCGACGTCGAGGTCGGCAGGTTCCCGAATTTTCTGATGGGAAAACCGCAGCTCGTGGAGTTGAACGATGTCGTGAAACCCTACCGGGGCAAGGTGGTCCAGTCCCGGCTGGATCTCTACAGCAAGGACGGCAAGCTCTACGGCCTGCCGACCCATGTCGGAGCCACAGTCGCTTTCTACAATACCGAGATCCTGGAGGCGGCCGGCGTCGATTATAAAACGATCGTGACTTGGGATGATTACATCCAAGCCGGCAAGCAGGTTTTGAAAAAGACCGGGAAACTGATGGGCGTCGCCGAAACCAGCGCCACCTGGATCATCTCGGCCATGCTGGCGCAGCAGGGCAGCGATCTCGTCACCAGGAACGGCGCCCCCAACCTCAATTCGCCGGAGATGCTGAAATCAGTCACCCTGCTCCAACAGATGCTGAAAGAGGGCCTCATTGCGGTCTGCCCGGGCGGCCAGCCCGACACCGAGGAGGGTTTCGGCTTCATCAACGGCGGCAAGGTGGCCAACGTGATCATGCCGCTCTGGTTCATGTCCCGGTTCAAGGATTATATGACCGATCTGAAGGGGAAGATCGCCATCGCCCCGGTTCCGGTCTTCCAAAAAGGGATGCCCCGTTCGGTGGGGCTCGGCGGCACGGGCACGGTGGTGACCAAGACCGCCAAAAATATCAAGCTGGCCAAGGATTTTCTGGCCTTCGCCAAGCTCTCGGAGACCGCCAACATTCAGATCTGGGAGGTATTGGGCTTTGACCCGGTCAACACCGGGATCTGGCAGAATCAGAAAGTGACGCATAATCCGAACAACGCCTATGTCAAGTACTTTAAGAATAATCCCTTCGACGTGCTCAACGAGATCAAAAACGAAATCGCGCTGCACCGTTCGGTGGCGGCGAGCCCCGCCATTTATAACCTGCTAGGGACGCAGGTCCAGAATAAGCTCTTCGAAAAGCTGGCCAATCCCGCGCCGCTCCTCAGGGATGCGCAGGCTCAGATCGAGAACGAACTCAGAACTAGCCTTCCAACTTCAGTGCCAACCATGGTAAGGATTTGA
- a CDS encoding DUF559 domain-containing protein, protein MKLKSPWYINTLARDLRKNQTPAEQTLWEALRDRRLAGYKFRRQRG, encoded by the coding sequence GTGAAACTGAAATCTCCCTGGTATATCAATACTTTGGCGCGGGATTTGCGCAAAAATCAGACCCCGGCGGAACAGACTTTATGGGAAGCCTTACGGGACCGGCGATTAGCGGGATACAAGTTCCGCCGTCAACGAGGA
- a CDS encoding ArsR/SmtB family transcription factor has protein sequence MIHITNLKNSLPLFKALSSEIRVQILELLSVHKQLNMNELAEKLGLSNGAVTMHVKKLEECGLIRIATLTAKRGTQKICNLHEDKFVIDIGQQEVPHSYETELGIGHYTAYEIFPTCGIATKDKLIGEVDNPRYFADPERINSDILWFSRGFVEYRIPNYLKPGQDFSEIQISLEIGSEAPGNCSIWPSDIHFSLNNLHIASWTSPGDYADSKGILTPSWWFPCWNQYGLLKLLTINRFGTFIDGVAASEVTLKDIGLDYKSDLSIRLSIPDDTEHIGGLTIYGKNFGNYSQGIKVRVIYEQN, from the coding sequence ATGATCCACATCACCAATCTCAAAAACAGCCTGCCGCTCTTCAAAGCCCTAAGTTCCGAGATCCGGGTTCAGATTCTGGAGCTTTTGTCTGTCCATAAGCAGCTCAACATGAACGAATTGGCGGAGAAATTGGGGCTTTCCAACGGCGCCGTCACGATGCACGTCAAGAAGCTTGAGGAGTGCGGCCTCATCCGGATCGCCACCCTCACCGCCAAGCGCGGCACGCAGAAGATCTGCAACCTGCACGAGGATAAATTCGTCATCGACATCGGCCAGCAGGAAGTTCCCCATTCCTATGAGACTGAGCTCGGCATCGGCCACTACACGGCCTACGAGATCTTTCCGACCTGCGGCATCGCCACCAAGGACAAACTCATCGGCGAAGTCGACAATCCCCGGTATTTTGCCGATCCCGAGCGGATCAACAGCGATATTCTCTGGTTCAGCAGAGGTTTCGTGGAATACCGCATCCCGAACTATCTCAAGCCGGGACAGGACTTCTCGGAGATCCAAATCTCGCTGGAGATCGGTTCCGAGGCGCCGGGAAATTGCAGCATCTGGCCGTCGGACATTCACTTCAGTCTCAATAACCTGCATATCGCGAGCTGGACCAGTCCGGGCGATTATGCGGACAGCAAAGGGATCCTGACTCCTTCCTGGTGGTTCCCGTGCTGGAACCAGTACGGCCTGCTGAAGCTCCTGACCATCAACCGCTTCGGCACCTTCATCGACGGCGTGGCAGCGTCCGAGGTCACGTTGAAGGATATCGGCCTCGATTACAAGAGCGATCTCTCCATCCGGCTCTCCATTCCCGACGATACCGAGCATATCGGCGGCTTAACCATTTACGGCAAGAATTTCGGCAACTATAGCCAAGGGATCAAAGTCCGGGTCATCTACGAACAGAATTAG